A stretch of the Porifericola rhodea genome encodes the following:
- a CDS encoding DUF3140 domain-containing protein, with the protein MKDDKKEEVYQDFYDGVNMAPAELEDWLETDASKSVGNDSGDGEAVGHKSGKKIVKIKRTNKEDLSDDQYEHMQKVVGYINRHLSQKPKNDVEDSKWRYSLMNWGHDPLK; encoded by the coding sequence GACAAGAAAGAAGAAGTATACCAGGACTTTTATGATGGTGTAAATATGGCTCCTGCTGAGTTGGAAGACTGGTTGGAAACAGATGCGTCTAAGTCTGTAGGAAACGACAGTGGTGATGGCGAAGCAGTAGGCCATAAATCTGGCAAAAAAATCGTTAAGATAAAACGTACCAACAAAGAAGACTTGAGCGACGATCAGTACGAACATATGCAGAAAGTGGTAGGCTACATTAACAGGCACCTTTCACAAAAACCCAAAAATGATGTAGAAGACAGCAAGTGGAGATATAGCCTGATGAACTGGGGACATGACCCTCTCAAATAG